From Helicobacter sp. MIT 99-5507:
AGCAAGCACAATCTCGCTATTTCCTGTGCCTTTGAATTCTTCAAAAATAACTTCATCCATTCTTGAGCCTGTATCGATTAAAGCTGTTGCAATAATCGTTAGACTTCCACCTTGCTCGATATTTCTAGCACTTCCAAAAAATCTTTTTGGCTTTTGCAATGCATTTGCATCAACGCCGCCGCTTAATACCTTTCCACTTGATGGAGTTACTGTGTTATAAGCTCTTGCAAGTCTTGTAATAGAATCTAGTAATATAACTACATCTTTTCCAAGCTCAACGCGTCTTTTTGCTTTTTCTATCACAAGTTCAGCGACTTTTACATGATTTGAAGCTGGCAAGTCAAAAGTAGAGCTATAAACCTCACCTTTTACGCTTCTTTGCATGTCAGTAACTTCTTCAGGTCTCTCATCAACTAGCAAAACCATTAGTTCAACTTCTTTGTGATTTTCTGAAATCCCATGTGCTAATTCTTTCATCAATTCTGTTTTACCAGTCCTTGGTGGTGCAACAATCAATGCTCTTTGTCCCTTACCAATAGGTGAAAATAAATCTAGGATTCTGCCTGTGACTTTTGTGCTATTATATTCGAGTTTTATTTGTTCGCTTGGAAATAATGGTGTTAGATTGTCAAATAAGGGGCGATTTTTTGCTTCTTCAGGTGAGAGATGATTGATTGCTTCTATTTTTAATAATGCATAATATCGCTCTTGATCTTTTGGAGGACGAACTTGTCCTGTTACTAAGTCACCATTTCTAAGAGCAAATTTTCTAATTTGAGTAAGCGATACATAGGTGTCATTTTGTGAATCTGAAAAGTTGTCATCAATACCACGAAGAAATCCATAATTTTCATTTGTTATGTCTAAGATTCCAGAAAAGAGTATATATCCTGCTTGACTAACTTGAGTTTTTAGTATTTCAAACATCAAATCTTGTCGCCTATATTCTTGTGGATTCTCAACCCCTAGTTTTTTTGCTATATCTATTAATTTTGTTAAAGTCATAGCTTTTAATTCTTCGATTTTGTAGGCATTTGCAGGTGTATGAGTTTTTTTATGATTTTCTTTTTGTAAATCTTTTTCACTTGCCATTTTTATTCCTTAAGATTTTTATAGATTTTTATTTTGCTTTTAAATATTTTTGTGTGATTTGCAAACTCATTTTTTTGCAGTTAAATTTTGCAGTTAAATTTTTGTTATTCTAGCTAAGAGGATTTCTAAAAGTCAATTAAAGCTATAAAAATCTATTACTTCTTTATTTATATAAAAAACATCTTCTATATTTTTTATATATTTTATTTGTCCTTCAAACTTTTCTATTGCTTTGTATATATTTGTGTTTATATCACCAAATCTTATTTTATTTGCTAAAAACTTATATACTAAAATCTCATTTACTGCATTTAGAATAATACCTAGCTTTGGATTTTTTAAAAGTGTATCTTTTAGATTCCATAAAGGATATCTATTTGTATCAATTTTTGTTAGATTAAAAGTAAAATTGCTTAAGTCTATTTCTTTTATAGATTCTATATTTTTTGCCCTCTTGCCAAGCATTGCATAAGATATAGGTAGCTTCATATCGCTATATCCTAAATGCGCAAATATCGCATTGTCATTTGTTTGGATTAATGCGTGGATAATTGAATTTCGTTCTATTAAAGCATCTATATTATCTGTATGAAATAAATATTTTGCCTCTAGTATTTCAAATAATTTATTTACCATTGTTGCACTATCTATTGTGATTTTTTTTCCCATATTCCAATTTGGGTGATTTAGTGCATTTTGTGGTGTTTGGGTAGATATAGTATTTATATCTACATCTCTTAATGCCCCACCACTTGCAGTTATAATCATTTTTTTAATATTTTGTTTGTCTTTTATAAGCTCTTGTAATGCAAAATGTTCGCTATCAAGCGGTATAATATTTGTAGTATCGATAAATTCTCCACCAACAACAAGACTTTCTTTGTTTGCTAGGGCTAGAATCTTATCTTTTTTTATCACTTCTAGGCTTGGTTTCAGCCCGCTAAATCCAACTATAGCATTTATGACTATATCGCTTTTTGTTTCATTTATGGCTTCTAAGATTCCATCTTCACCAAAATATACTTTTTGATTTTTATCTATAGCTAGTTTGTCTTTTTGTGATAAATCTCTTAGGGCTACGATTTTTGGATTGAATTGTTTTATTTGTTTATTTAAAAGATCTACATTGCTTCCAGCAGCAAGCATTTCTATTTTTATATCATTATCTTTAGCGATTTTAAGCGCATTTGTTCCTATACTGCCTGTTGAACCTAGAATTACCATCTAAATCCAATCAAGTAAAAATAACATCACTACACTACTAAATAACAATCCATCAACTCTATCTAGCATACCACCATGACCAGGAAGTATATTTCCGCTATCTTTTACATTTGCATTTCTTTTTAACATACTCTCATATAAGTCACCAAAAATCGATATTGCTGCAATACATAATGTAATAAAAAATGCTGATATAAAATCTTTTATCATCATACCAACTACACAACCAACTAATGTTGCAACGATAAATCCAATCAATGCGCCTTCTAGCGTTTTCTTTGGTGATAATGGTGATAATGGTGATTTTCCAAATATTTTACCACCAAAATATGCCCCAGTATCAGCAATAGCAACTGTTACAATAAGCCAAATGATTGTTTTTACTCCAAAACTAGTATAAATATCAAAAAAGCAAAGAAATGGAATTGTAGGATAGATTATTACCAAATAATCTTTTGATTTTGTATTTTGTTTAAATGTATTATAAGATACCATAATAACTATTGCTACAAGTGCTGCAGTGATTGGATTGTTATGAAAATATGCAATGATCCAAAGTATAGTTGCAATTACATATAGATTTGTTCTATTTTCTAAACCATATAATTTTATTGCTTCATAAAATGCTATATAAAAGCAGAATCCAATAGTAAGCCACGCTAGAAATTTAATATTTAATATAAAAATTAATACAATTATTCCTATAATCACTATACCTGTATAATATCTAGATATATTTGAATTATTATTTGGAATTAGTTTTGAAAAAAAGCTCTGCATAAAATCTCCAAGTTTAAGCTTAAGGTGCAATATATGCTAAAAAATATAGAATTAATGTTTGCAAATTTAGCAAAATTATCTTTAAAGAAATTAATATTCATTTAAAAGCAGTTTATTTACTAAAGGTTTATTATTTGGAAAATATTGATGTATTAGTAGTTGGTGGCGGTCATGCAGGTATTGAAGCAAGTTATGCTGCAGCAAAAATGGGACTTAGAGTTCATTTGCTTACGATTTTGGTAGAAAATATTGGTCTTGCAAGTTGCAATCCAGCAATAGGAGGGCTAGCTAAAGGGCATTTAGTCAAAGAAATCGATGCACTTGGTGGATTGATGGGAATAATCACAGATAATTGTGGGATTCAATATAGAATCTTAAATGCCTCAAAAGGCTATGCTGTGCGTGGAAGTAGAGCTCAAATTGATATGGATAGTTATAGAATCTATGCAAGAAATGCTTTATTTAAAATAGAAAATTTGAGTATATCGCAAGAATTAGTAGAAGAATTGCTAATAGAATCTAATCAAATTTATGGCATAAAAACTAATATTGGTAAAATTTATAAAGCAAAGAAAGTGATTCTTACAACAGGAACTTTTTTAAATGGTGTTGTTCATATCGGCAAATCAATATCTAAAAATGGCAGGATAGGCGAGAGTAGTGCAATCAAATTAGGAGAGAATCTATCAAAACTTGGATTTGAAGTAGGTAGATTAAAAACAGGCACTTGCCCTAGAATAGATGGGAAAAGCATTGATTTTTCAAATTTAGAGATTCATAATGGTGATTTTCCACCGCCAAATTTTAGTTTTAGGACATCAAAAGATTCTTTTAATCCTACACAATATCCTTGTTATATTACTTATACAAATAAACAAACACATAAAATAATAAGTGATAATTTTCATTTAGCACCACTTTTTAGTGGGCAAATAAGCGGTATTGGACCTAGATATTGTCCTAGTATTGAAGATAAAGTTTATAGATTTAGTTCAAAAGATAGGCATCAATTATTTTTAGAGCCACAAACAAAAGAATGTAGCGAATATTATGT
This genomic window contains:
- the rho gene encoding transcription termination factor Rho; this translates as MASEKDLQKENHKKTHTPANAYKIEELKAMTLTKLIDIAKKLGVENPQEYRRQDLMFEILKTQVSQAGYILFSGILDITNENYGFLRGIDDNFSDSQNDTYVSLTQIRKFALRNGDLVTGQVRPPKDQERYYALLKIEAINHLSPEEAKNRPLFDNLTPLFPSEQIKLEYNSTKVTGRILDLFSPIGKGQRALIVAPPRTGKTELMKELAHGISENHKEVELMVLLVDERPEEVTDMQRSVKGEVYSSTFDLPASNHVKVAELVIEKAKRRVELGKDVVILLDSITRLARAYNTVTPSSGKVLSGGVDANALQKPKRFFGSARNIEQGGSLTIIATALIDTGSRMDEVIFEEFKGTGNSEIVLARAIADRRIYPAFDILKSGTRKDELLLGSEKLQKVWILRNFMQQLGDIEALNLIYSKMKDSKSNDEFLNKMNEQE
- the dxr gene encoding 1-deoxy-D-xylulose-5-phosphate reductoisomerase, with product MVILGSTGSIGTNALKIAKDNDIKIEMLAAGSNVDLLNKQIKQFNPKIVALRDLSQKDKLAIDKNQKVYFGEDGILEAINETKSDIVINAIVGFSGLKPSLEVIKKDKILALANKESLVVGGEFIDTTNIIPLDSEHFALQELIKDKQNIKKMIITASGGALRDVDINTISTQTPQNALNHPNWNMGKKITIDSATMVNKLFEILEAKYLFHTDNIDALIERNSIIHALIQTNDNAIFAHLGYSDMKLPISYAMLGKRAKNIESIKEIDLSNFTFNLTKIDTNRYPLWNLKDTLLKNPKLGIILNAVNEILVYKFLANKIRFGDINTNIYKAIEKFEGQIKYIKNIEDVFYINKEVIDFYSFN
- a CDS encoding phosphatidate cytidylyltransferase, with the protein product MQSFFSKLIPNNNSNISRYYTGIVIIGIIVLIFILNIKFLAWLTIGFCFYIAFYEAIKLYGLENRTNLYVIATILWIIAYFHNNPITAALVAIVIMVSYNTFKQNTKSKDYLVIIYPTIPFLCFFDIYTSFGVKTIIWLIVTVAIADTGAYFGGKIFGKSPLSPLSPKKTLEGALIGFIVATLVGCVVGMMIKDFISAFFITLCIAAISIFGDLYESMLKRNANVKDSGNILPGHGGMLDRVDGLLFSSVVMLFLLDWI